A stretch of candidate division KSB1 bacterium DNA encodes these proteins:
- a CDS encoding hydrogenase iron-sulfur subunit — protein MAQTKKSKSDPDFDPKIVAFCCNWCSYPAADGAGVNRIQYPPNVRIIRVMCGGRVNPSFVLKALELGADGVLVATCHFEDCHYMFGARRAAENYQKLERMLHLVGIEKGRVRLEWVSAAESPKFARVVNELINDVKKLGPSPLRKSAPSRMIEIPIETEEAAVA, from the coding sequence ATGGCTCAAACGAAAAAATCAAAATCCGACCCAGACTTCGATCCCAAAATCGTCGCCTTCTGCTGCAACTGGTGCAGCTATCCTGCTGCTGATGGCGCAGGGGTGAATCGAATTCAATACCCACCCAATGTGCGGATTATTCGAGTCATGTGCGGCGGCAGAGTCAATCCATCGTTTGTGTTGAAAGCATTGGAACTGGGCGCTGATGGCGTCCTGGTCGCTACTTGTCATTTTGAGGATTGCCATTACATGTTTGGCGCCCGCCGTGCGGCGGAGAATTATCAAAAGTTAGAAAGGATGCTGCATCTGGTCGGAATCGAAAAAGGACGGGTTCGATTGGAATGGGTCTCGGCGGCCGAATCGCCTAAATTTGCCCGTGTTGTGAACGAACTGATCAACGACGTCAAAAAATTGGGCCCAAGTCCGCTGCGAAAATCGGCACCGAGCAGGATGATTGAAATCCCAATCGAGACCGAAGAAGCTGCTGTGGCTTAG
- a CDS encoding type II toxin-antitoxin system HicA family toxin, whose amino-acid sequence MKRKNLIKRREEMGFVLVKHGKRHDWNTNLNTKQSQPVPPHTEINEYLAKSIIKKLSNE is encoded by the coding sequence ATGAAAAGGAAAAATTTAATCAAAAGGCGTGAGGAAATGGGCTTTGTTTTGGTTAAGCACGGCAAAAGGCATGATTGGAACACTAATCTTAATACGAAGCAATCCCAGCCAGTTCCTCCACATACTGAAATTAATGAGTATTTAGCAAAGTCGATAATTAAAAAGCTTAGTAATGAATAA